A single genomic interval of Orcinus orca chromosome 19, mOrcOrc1.1, whole genome shotgun sequence harbors:
- the SPPL2C gene encoding signal peptide peptidase-like 2C, translated as MACPGFLLFLFLFLFASTVARGERAVVHVVSDNWSKDYCVLFRSDYVTLPRDLHHAPLLPLYDGTHAPWCPGEDSPHQAHPGSPSQRPLRQTTAMVMRGNCSFYAKGWLAQARGAHGLLIVSQVSGRQRSDSTPATQDRHKPLPDLTIPVAVLRYTDMLDVLSYTHGGAGVRVALYAPPEPVLDYDMVVIFILAVGTVAVGGYWAGVTEAHRLRRRLAQGGGGPGGQNQQEAVAAQQGHKQEDAAVDFTPAMTGAVVAVSSSNMLLLYFFYDCFVYVQIAIFGLGASTGLYSCLVSVVPRYRWLLPGRRACLQLPLLAGLCVVVTVLWVAYRNEDRWAWLLQDMLGVAYCLFILRRVRLSTLKSCASLLLALLAFDVFFVFVTPLLTRTGNSIMLEVALGPADSLSHERLPMALKVPRLSFSALTLCDQPFSILGFGDIVVPGLLVAYCHRFDVHIRSRQVYFVACTVAYAVGLLVTFAAMALMQMGQPALLYLVASTLLTSLAVAACRQELTLFWTGQGRAQTPARLVPGLCGAPSVGSEQKQEHAADVHRASELAGATEHLAGNLDGGLGKDTAGIVTISEDEATSPEGHSDSSEGWSDAILEADELPCTHPAASEELTPLMPLMPPPSELGHTHAQAQAHDAGLPRTGLHKKKGLEVKKSMSTQAPL; from the coding sequence ATGGCGTGCCCGGGCTTCCTCCTCTTTCtattcctcttcctctttgccAGCACCGTGGCCCGGGGGGAGCGTGCTGTGGTCCACGTGGTGTCAGACAACTGGAGCAAGGACTACTGCGTCCTGTTCCGCTCCGACTATGTCACCCTGCCCCGGGACCTACACCACGCCCCACTCCTGCCCCTGTACGATGGTACCCATGCACCCTGGTGCCCAGGCGAGGACTCCCCCCACCAGGCCCACCCCGGCTCCCCCAGCCAGCGGCCCCTCCGCCAGACCACCGCCATGGTCATGAGGGGTAACTGCAGCTTCTACGCCAAAGGCTGGCTGGCTCAGGCCCGAGGAGCCCACGGGCTGCTCATCGTGAGCCAGGTCAGCGGCCGACAGCGCTCAGACAGCACCCCGGCCACCCAGGACCGCCACAAGCCCCTGCCAGACCTCACCATCCCCGTGGCCGTGCTCCGCTACACCGACATGCTCGACGTCCTGAGCTACACCCATGGCGGCGCCGGGGTCCGCGTGGCCTTGTACGCACCCCCAGAGCCCGTCCTTGACTACGACATGGTGGTCATCTTCATCCTGGCTGTAGGCACCGTGGCCGTGGGCGGCTACTGGGCCGGAGTGACCGAGGCTCACCGGCTGCGGCGGCGCCTggcccaagggggaggggggcctgGCGGTCAGAATCAGCAGGAAGCAGTGGCAGCCCAGCAGGGGCACAAGCAAGAAGACGCAGCAGTGGACTTCACGCCGGCCATGACGGGCGCAGTGGTCGCCGTGTCCTCCTCCAACATGCTGCTGCTCTACTTCTTCTACGACTGTTTTGTCTATGTCCAGATCGCCATCTTCGGCCTGGGCGCCAGCACCGGCCTCTACAGCTGCCTGGTGTCCGTGGTGCCGCGATACCGGTGGCTCCTGCCCGGCCGCCGGGCCTGTCTGCAGCTGCCCCTGCTGGCCGGCCTGTGCGTGGTGGTGACGGTCCTCTGGGTCGCCTACCGCAACGAGGACCGCTGGGCGTGGCTCCTGCAGGACATGCTGGGTGTGGCCTACTGCCTTTTCATCCTGCGGCGTGTGCGCCTGTCCACCCTCAAGAGCTGTGCCTCCCTCCTGCTGGCCCTGCTGGCCTTTGATGTCTTCTTCGTCTTCGTCACGCCCCTGCTCACCAGGACCGGCAACAGCATCATGTTGGAGGTAGCCTTGGGCCCCGCAGACTCCTTGAGCCACGAGAGGCTGCCCATGGCGCTCAAGGTGCCCCGGCTGAGCTTCTCGGCCTTGACCCTGTGTGACCAGCCCTTCTCCATCCTTGGCTTCGGTGACATCGTGGTCCCCGGCCTCTTGGTGGCCTACTGTCACCGCTTTGACGTGCATATCCGCTCGCGGCAGGTCTACTTCGTGGCCTGCACCGTGGCCTACGCTGTGGGCCTGCTGGTCACTTTTGCGGCCATGGCGCTCATGCAGATGGGCCAGCCCGCCCTGCTCTACCTGGTGGCCAGCACCCTGCTCACCAGCCTGGCCGTGGCTGCCTGCCGCCAAGAACTCACCCTCTTCTGGACTGGCCAGGGCAGAGCCCAGACGCCCGCCCGGCTGGTGCCAGGGCTCTGCGGTGCCCCTTCAGTTGGCTCTGAGCAGAAGCAGGAGCACGCAGCAGATGTCCACAGAGCCAGCGAGCTTGCGGGGGCCACTGAGCACCTGGCAGGGAACTTAGACGGCGGCCTTGGGAAGGACACGGCTGGGATTGTCACCATATCTGAGGATGAAGCCACCAGCCCTGAAGGCCACAGTGACAGCTCTGAGGGCTGGAGTGATGCCATCCTGGAGGCTGATGAGCTGCCCTGTACCCACCCTGCGGCCTCAGAGGAGCTGACGCCACTGATGCCACTCATGCCGCCGCCCTCGGAGCTGGGCCACACCCACGCTCAGGCCCAGGCCCACGATGCTGGCCTGCCCCGGACAGGGCTCCACAAGAAGAAGGGCCTGGAGGTAAAGAAGAGCATGTCGACCCAGGCTCCTTTGTGA
- the CRHR1 gene encoding corticotropin-releasing factor receptor 1 isoform X6 codes for MSPEVHQSNVGWCRLVTAAYNYFHVTNFFWMFGEGCYLHTAIVLTYSTDRLRKWMFICIGWGVPFPIIVAWAIGKLYYDNEKCWFGKRPGVYTDYIYQGPMILVLLINFIFLFNIVRILMTKLRASTTSETIQYRKAVKATLVLLPLLGITYMLFFVNPGEDEVSRVVFIYFNSFLESFQGFFVSVFYCFLNSEVRSAIRKRWHRWQDKHSIRARVARAMSIPTSPTRVSFHSIKQSTAV; via the exons ATGAGCCCGGAAGTCCACCAGAGCAACGTG GGCTGGTGCAGGCTGGTGACAGCCGCCTACAACTACTTCCACGTGACCAACTTCTTCTGGATGTTTGGCGAGGGCTGCTACCTGCACACAGCCATCGTGCTGACTTACTCCACCGACCGGCTGCGCAAGTGGATGTTCATCTGCATCGGCTGGG GTGTGCCTTTCCCCATCATCGTGGCCTGGGCCATTGGGAAGCTGTACTACGACAATGAGAA GTGCTGGTTTGGCAAAAGGCCTGGGGTGTACACGGACTACATCTACCAGGGCCCCATGATCTTGGTCCTGCTG ATCAATTTCATCTTCCTTTTCAACATCGTCCGCATCCTCATGACCAAACTCCGGGCATCCACCACGTCTGAGACCATCCAGTACAG GAAGGCTGTGAAGGCCACCCTGGTGCTGCTACCCCTCCTGGGCATCACGTACATGCTGTTCTTCGTGAACCCCGGGGAGGACGAGGTCTCCCGGGTCGTCTTCATCTACTTCAACTCCTTCCTGGAATCCTTCCAG GGTTTCTTCGTGTCTGTGTTCTACTGCTTCCTCAACAGCGAG GTCCGCTCTGCCATCCGGAAGAGGTGGCACCGATGGCAGGACAAGCACTCCATCCGCGCCCGCGTGGCCCGCGCCATGtccatccccacctcccccacccgtGTCAGCTTTCACAGCATCAAACAGTCCACAGCAGTCTGA